A stretch of the Lactuca sativa cultivar Salinas chromosome 9, Lsat_Salinas_v11, whole genome shotgun sequence genome encodes the following:
- the LOC111918572 gene encoding uncharacterized protein LOC111918572 — protein sequence MAAIGGGSGSSNANASSSASSHQAPKILLAKPALVTAAKYNRGPGGGGGGGGPDDASSSLRSRLPSVGFLNLLSDSWDFHTDRFLPFLTDNTDFTVIGVIGPAGVGKSTIMNEIYGFDATSPGMLPPFPIESMETKAMARHCTVGIEPRITSERIILLDTQPVYSPSILAEMIRPDGSSTISVLGGEPLPAELAHELMSIQLGVLLTSICHIILVVSEGVHDNNMWRLMATVDLLKHSIPDPSSLSLSHPQSSNLGSDKEVKDKIQEVGEEYMASPVFVHTKLHEQDVAPHYLVQLKKGLNQYFSSTSFNKQKHQNVDDGDSASASAAAPIKSFFIASKTNTDSLGTQHESYHSSLWNLRDQVLSMSSPSFSRTVSERDWLKNSGKIWELVKNSSTISDYCKTLQNSGLFRR from the exons ATGGCAGCAATAGGTGGAGGAAGCGGTTCCTCAAATGCAAACGCCTCATCGTCTGCTTCCTCTCATCAAGCCCCCAAAATCCTATTAGCCAAGCCAGCTCTAGTCACTGCAGCCAAGTATAATCGCGGACCTGGTGGCGGTGGAGGCGGCGGTGGCCCCGATGACGCTTCATCGTCACTCCGCTCTCGCCTTCCCTCCGTTGGCTTTCTCAATCTGTTATCCGACTCCTGGGATTTCCACACCGATCGCTTCCTTCCG TTTTTGACGGACAATACCGATTTTACGGTGATCGGAGTGATTGGTCCTGCGGGAGTTGGCAAGTCTACTATCATGAATGAGATTTATGGCTTTGATGCAACTTCCCCCG GGATGTTGCCTCCTTTTCCGATAGAATCCATGGAAACCAAGGCCATGGCAAGGCATTGTACAGTTGGTATCGAACCTAGAATCACTTCTGAAAGGATCATACTTCTTGATACACAG CCTGTTTACAGTCCATCGATTTTGGCTGAAATGATTAGACCTGATGGTTCATCCACAATATCAGTTTTGGGTGGTGAACCCTTACCTGCTGAGTTGGCTCATGAACTCATGAGCATACAG CTTGGTGttctcttaacatccatttgtcaCATTATATTGGTGGTTTCAGAAGGAGTTCATGATAACAACATGTGGCGTTTGATGGCAACG GTGGACTTGCTAAAGCATAGCATACCAGACCCATCCTCCCTTTCTCTTTCCCATCCACAGAGCTCTAATTTAGGATCTGATAAAGAGGTGAAAGATAAAATTCAAGAGGTTGGAGAAGAATACATGGCTTCTCCTGTTTTTGTGCACACAAA GCTTCATGAACAAGATGTTGCACCACATTATCTAGTTCAACTAAAGAAAGGACTTAATCAGTATTTTAGCTCCACTTCATTCAACaaacagaaacatcagaatgTAGATGATGGTGATTCTGCTTCTGCTTCTGCTGCTGCACCAATTAAGTCATTCTTTATTGCATCCAAGACTAACACTGACTCATTGGGGACACAACATGAGAGTTATCATTCTTCCTTGTGGAACCTCCGTGATCag GTTTTATCAATGAGTAGTCCATCATTTTCAAGAACTGTGTCTGAGAGAGACTGGCTGAAGAACTCTGGGAAGATATGGGAATTAGTGAAGAATTCATCAACCATTTCTGATTATTGCAAGACACTACAAAATTCAGGTTTATTCAGGAGATAG
- the LOC111918660 gene encoding uncharacterized protein LOC111918660 — MAVFNVVQKRRRAAIADRKRAVHGDPFTGKVKHKPQNTVISGKRKRKILKKWRRDQKEAVEKGLITMEDIEMAVADGSGTSSQDAIKSPVKFHMKKSVKIKSKRATKKEKKGKNKRKSDKPAMEGSSDVMME, encoded by the exons ATGGCTGTTTTTAACGTGGTACAGAAGCGGCGGAGAGCCGCCATCGCAGACCGCAAAAGAGCGGTGCATGGTGATCCTTTTACTGGAAAGGTCAAGCATAAGCCCCAAAACACTGTTATCTCCGGGAAACGTAAGCGAAAGATCCTGAAAAAATGGCGTCGG GACCAGAAGGAGGCTGTCGAAAAGGGGCTTATTACAATGGAAGATATCGAGATGGCTGTTGCAGATG GATCAGGAACGTCATCTCAAGATGCCATTAAATCTCCAGTAAAGTTTCACATGAAAAAGAGTGTGAAAATCAAATCAAAGCGTGCAAccaagaaagaaaagaaag GTAAGAACAAAAGAAAATCAGATAAGCCAGCCATGGAGGGTTCATCAGATGTGATGATGGAGTGA